The Staphylococcus carnosus genome has a segment encoding these proteins:
- a CDS encoding ThiF family adenylyltransferase: MKHQFSRNELAYGKEGLDLLKNQTVAVLGVGGVGSFAAEALARTNIGHIILIDKDNVDITNVNRQIHALTTTIGQSKVTLMEERIKLINPDCKVTSLHMFYNEDTYEALFNDYDIDYFIDASDTIMYKIHLMKECLKRDVKLISSMGAANKTDPTRFQVADISKTNTDPIAKIIRQKLKKDGIKKGVPVVFSDESPIVIREDVKETVGDKNAATRKGQIPPSSNAFVPSVVGLICAGYVINDILKDIPVTRIKDRKQDK; this comes from the coding sequence ATGAAGCATCAATTTTCACGCAATGAATTGGCCTATGGTAAGGAAGGGTTAGATTTACTCAAAAATCAAACAGTCGCAGTTTTAGGTGTCGGCGGCGTTGGATCATTCGCTGCAGAGGCACTTGCTCGAACAAATATCGGCCATATTATTTTAATAGACAAAGATAATGTAGACATTACTAATGTCAATCGTCAAATACATGCATTAACAACTACAATTGGTCAAAGTAAAGTAACATTAATGGAAGAACGAATTAAATTAATCAATCCAGACTGCAAAGTAACATCGTTACATATGTTTTATAATGAAGATACGTATGAAGCATTATTTAATGATTACGATATTGATTATTTTATCGATGCAAGTGATACGATTATGTATAAAATACATTTGATGAAAGAATGTTTGAAACGTGATGTTAAATTGATTTCAAGTATGGGCGCAGCAAATAAAACGGATCCGACTAGATTCCAAGTTGCAGATATTTCAAAAACAAATACAGATCCGATTGCTAAAATTATCCGTCAAAAATTGAAAAAAGATGGTATTAAAAAAGGTGTGCCTGTCGTATTTTCTGATGAAAGTCCTATTGTAATTCGTGAAGATGTAAAAGAAACAGTTGGGGATAAAAATGCGGCGACAAGAAAAGGACAAATCCCACCTTCATCTAATGCATTTGTACCAAGTGTAGTAGGATTAATTTGTGCGGGTTATGTGATTAATGATATTTTAAAAGATATACCAGTTACGCGTATTAAAGATCGTAAACAAGATAAATAA
- a CDS encoding LLM class flavin-dependent oxidoreductase, producing MSDIKFSALNLVPIREGGDEKEAIEDMVTLAQNLDDLGYERYWIAEHHNAPNLVSSATVLLIQHTLEHTSKIRVGSGGIMLPNHAPLVVAEQFGTLETIYPNRVDLGLGRAPGTDMMTASALRRDQHNGVYAFPEEVAQLKKFFGPEKQQGYVRAYPAVDKNVPLYILGSSTDSAHLAARQGLPYVFAGHFAPQQMKEAIAIYKDLFEPSDVLDKPYVIVCLNAIVAETDEEAKKLSTSLAQVMISIARGRMEPLQPPTDDLASVLTPAELQMAEKRAQDALIGSEETVKAQIEDFIDFYGEIDELMAISYIYDQEKQIDSYKRLKKVIQDL from the coding sequence GTGAGTGATATTAAATTTTCAGCTTTAAACTTGGTGCCTATTCGTGAAGGCGGAGATGAAAAAGAAGCAATTGAAGACATGGTAACGCTTGCTCAAAATTTAGATGATTTAGGTTATGAACGTTACTGGATTGCAGAACATCACAATGCACCTAATTTAGTCAGCTCTGCAACTGTATTGCTGATTCAGCACACATTAGAACACACTTCTAAAATACGAGTAGGTTCTGGCGGCATCATGCTTCCAAACCATGCACCTTTAGTAGTGGCTGAACAATTCGGTACATTAGAAACAATTTATCCAAATCGAGTGGATTTAGGCTTAGGAAGAGCACCGGGTACTGACATGATGACAGCAAGCGCTTTGAGACGTGATCAGCATAATGGTGTTTATGCTTTCCCAGAAGAAGTAGCACAATTAAAAAAATTCTTTGGTCCTGAAAAGCAGCAAGGTTATGTAAGAGCTTATCCAGCTGTTGATAAAAATGTTCCATTGTATATTTTGGGTTCTTCAACGGATTCAGCTCACTTAGCTGCAAGACAAGGATTGCCGTATGTATTTGCCGGACACTTTGCACCGCAGCAAATGAAAGAAGCAATTGCGATTTATAAAGACTTATTTGAACCTTCTGATGTACTCGATAAACCATACGTTATTGTATGTTTAAATGCAATTGTAGCTGAAACTGACGAAGAAGCGAAAAAATTGTCCACTTCTTTAGCACAAGTGATGATTAGCATCGCACGAGGAAGAATGGAGCCGCTTCAACCACCAACTGATGATTTAGCATCTGTTTTAACACCTGCTGAATTACAAATGGCTGAAAAACGCGCTCAAGACGCTTTAATCGGCTCAGAAGAAACAGTCAAAGCTCAAATTGAAGATTTTATTGATTTCTATGGTGAAATCGATGAATTGATGGCTATAAGCTACATTTACGATCAAGAAAAACAAATCGACTCTTACAAACGTTTGAAAAAAGTAATCCAAGATTTATAA
- the aspS gene encoding aspartate--tRNA ligase, which yields MSKRTTYCGLVTEDLLGQRVTLKGWVHNRRDLGGLIFVDLRDREGYVQIVFNPDFSKEALEIAESIRSEYVIEVEGTVTKRDPETVNPKIKTGNVEVQVDHINIINKAQTPPFSINDENQQVDENIRLKYRYLDLRRQELAQTIKMRHQITRSVREFLDRDGFFDIETPVLTKSTPEGARDYLVPSRVHEGQFYALPQSPQLFKQLLMISGFDKYYQIVKCFRDEDLRADRQPEFTQVDVEMSFVDQEDVMEMGEALLKKVVKDVKGIDLTEQFPRMTYAEAMSRYGSDKPDTRFEMELKDVSELGRTMDFKVFKDTVEKGGEVKALAAKGAADKYTRKDMDALTEFVNIYGAKGLAWVKVVEDGFSGPIARFFEDKDVEKVKELTGAETGDLVMFVADKPSVVAQSLGALRVKLAHELGLIDNNKLNFLWVTDWPLLEYDEDEKRYVAAHHPFTSPKDEDLDKLDSAPEKAQAKAYDIVLNGYELGGGSIRIHNADIQSKMFEVLGFTKEQAQEQFGFLLDAFKYGAPPHGGIALGLDRFVMLLAGRNNLRDTIAFPKTASAVSLMTQAPSEVSDKQLEELSLRIRH from the coding sequence ATGAGTAAAAGAACAACATATTGTGGTCTAGTAACTGAAGATTTATTAGGACAGCGTGTTACATTAAAAGGTTGGGTGCATAACCGCAGAGACTTAGGTGGTTTGATTTTCGTAGATTTACGTGACCGTGAAGGTTATGTACAAATCGTATTCAACCCAGACTTTTCAAAAGAAGCATTAGAAATTGCAGAATCTATTCGTAGTGAATATGTAATTGAAGTTGAAGGTACAGTTACTAAACGTGATCCTGAAACAGTAAACCCTAAAATCAAAACTGGTAATGTGGAAGTACAAGTTGATCATATTAATATCATTAACAAAGCACAAACACCTCCATTTTCAATCAATGATGAAAACCAGCAAGTTGATGAAAACATTCGCTTAAAATACCGTTATTTAGACTTGAGAAGACAAGAACTTGCTCAAACAATTAAAATGCGTCATCAAATTACACGTTCAGTACGTGAGTTCTTAGATAGAGACGGCTTCTTTGATATCGAAACTCCTGTATTAACAAAATCTACACCAGAAGGTGCACGTGACTATCTTGTACCATCTCGTGTTCATGAAGGACAATTTTATGCATTACCGCAATCACCGCAATTATTTAAACAACTGCTAATGATCAGCGGTTTTGATAAATATTATCAAATCGTTAAATGTTTCCGTGATGAAGATTTACGTGCAGATAGACAACCAGAGTTCACTCAAGTCGACGTAGAAATGAGCTTCGTTGATCAAGAAGACGTTATGGAAATGGGTGAAGCATTACTTAAAAAAGTAGTGAAAGATGTTAAAGGTATCGACCTTACTGAGCAATTCCCACGCATGACATATGCTGAAGCAATGTCTCGTTATGGTTCTGACAAACCTGATACGCGTTTTGAAATGGAATTAAAAGATGTTTCAGAACTAGGTCGCACTATGGATTTCAAAGTATTCAAAGATACTGTTGAAAAAGGCGGAGAAGTTAAAGCGCTTGCTGCTAAAGGTGCCGCTGATAAATATACACGTAAAGACATGGATGCTTTAACAGAATTTGTAAACATTTATGGAGCAAAAGGTTTAGCTTGGGTAAAAGTTGTTGAAGACGGCTTTAGCGGTCCGATTGCAAGATTCTTTGAAGATAAAGATGTTGAAAAAGTTAAAGAATTAACTGGTGCTGAAACAGGTGACCTAGTGATGTTCGTAGCAGACAAACCTAGTGTTGTTGCTCAAAGTTTAGGTGCATTACGTGTGAAATTAGCTCATGAATTAGGATTAATTGATAATAACAAACTTAACTTCCTATGGGTAACAGATTGGCCATTACTTGAATATGACGAAGATGAAAAACGTTATGTGGCAGCCCATCACCCATTCACTTCACCAAAAGATGAAGACTTAGATAAATTAGATTCAGCACCTGAGAAAGCACAAGCTAAAGCATATGATATCGTATTAAATGGATATGAGCTTGGTGGCGGTTCAATCAGAATTCATAACGCAGACATCCAATCAAAAATGTTTGAAGTACTTGGATTTACAAAAGAACAAGCACAAGAACAATTTGGCTTCTTATTAGATGCCTTTAAATATGGTGCACCTCCACATGGCGGTATCGCATTAGGTTTAGACCGTTTCGTAATGTTGCTTGCTGGACGTAACAACTTACGTGATACAATCGCATTCCCTAAAACAGCCTCAGCTGTTTCATTAATGACACAAGCACCTAGTGAAGTTTCTGATAAACAATTAGAAGAATTATCACTACGTATTCGTCACTAA
- the hisS gene encoding histidine--tRNA ligase, whose product MIKIPRGTQDILPDQSRKWRYIEAKLDELMELYNYKEIRTPIFESTDLFARGVGDSTDVVQKEMYTFKDKGDRSITLRPEGTAAVVRSYIENKMQGDPNQPIKLYYNGPMFRYERKQKGRYRQFNQFGVEAIGAQDPSIDAEILAMVMHIYQSFGLKHLKLVINSVGDFDSRKEYNKALIEHFEPVIDTFCNDCQARLYTNPMRILDCKVDRDKEAVKTAPRITDYLNEESKEYFNQVKQYLDDLNIPYVEDPNLVRGLDYYTHTAFELMIDSPDYDGAITTLCGGGRYNGLLELLDGPKQTGIGFALSIERLLLALEEEGIEIEEDEHLDLFIVTMGEKADRYAVNLLNDLRHHGIKADKDYLKRKIKGQMKQANRVGAEYTIVIGEQELEDGNIDIKHMDSGETDSIHLADLVSYFENKKEKQGEK is encoded by the coding sequence ATGATTAAAATCCCTCGTGGAACGCAAGATATTCTACCTGATCAAAGTAGAAAATGGAGATATATCGAAGCTAAACTTGATGAATTAATGGAATTATATAATTATAAAGAAATACGAACACCTATTTTTGAAAGCACTGACTTATTCGCAAGAGGTGTGGGCGACTCAACAGATGTAGTTCAAAAAGAGATGTATACATTCAAAGATAAAGGTGATAGAAGTATCACACTTCGTCCTGAAGGAACAGCTGCAGTTGTGCGATCATACATTGAAAATAAAATGCAAGGTGATCCAAATCAACCTATTAAACTTTACTATAATGGACCGATGTTCCGTTATGAACGTAAACAAAAAGGACGTTATCGTCAATTTAATCAATTTGGTGTAGAAGCAATTGGTGCCCAAGACCCTAGTATTGATGCGGAAATTCTTGCTATGGTTATGCACATTTACCAATCATTTGGTTTGAAACACCTTAAACTTGTAATTAATAGTGTGGGTGATTTTGATTCACGCAAAGAATATAATAAAGCATTGATTGAACACTTTGAACCTGTTATTGATACTTTTTGTAATGATTGCCAAGCGCGTTTGTATACAAATCCAATGCGTATTTTAGATTGTAAAGTGGATAGAGATAAAGAAGCGGTGAAAACTGCACCTCGAATTACTGATTATTTGAATGAAGAATCAAAAGAATATTTCAACCAAGTAAAACAATATTTGGATGACTTGAATATTCCTTACGTTGAGGATCCGAACCTAGTTCGTGGACTTGATTATTATACACATACTGCTTTTGAGTTAATGATTGATAGTCCTGATTATGACGGTGCTATCACTACATTGTGCGGCGGAGGTCGTTATAATGGCTTGCTTGAATTATTAGATGGCCCTAAACAAACTGGTATCGGTTTCGCATTAAGTATTGAACGTTTATTATTGGCTTTAGAAGAAGAAGGTATCGAGATCGAAGAAGATGAACACTTAGATTTATTCATTGTAACGATGGGTGAAAAAGCTGATAGATATGCTGTCAATTTATTAAACGATTTACGTCACCACGGTATCAAAGCCGATAAAGATTATTTGAAACGAAAAATTAAAGGTCAAATGAAACAAGCAAACCGTGTTGGTGCTGAATATACAATTGTTATCGGAGAACAGGAACTTGAAGATGGCAATATTGATATTAAACATATGGATAGCGGAGAAACAGATTCTATTCATTTAGCTGACTTAGTTTCTTATTTTGAAAATAAGAAAGAAAAACAAGGAGAGAAGTAA
- the mnmA gene encoding tRNA 2-thiouridine(34) synthase MnmA, with the protein MSNQDTRVVVGMSGGVDSSVTAYLLKEQGYDVIGIFMKNWDDTDENGVCTATEDYNDVIAVCNQIGIPYYAVNFEQEYWDKVFTYFLDEYKKGRTPNPDVMCNKEIKFKAFLDHAMKLGADYVATGHYAQVRRDADGNVEMLRGVDNNKDQTYFLNQLTHEQLSKVMFPLGGMEKSEVRRIAAEQDLATAKKKDSTGICFIGERNFKEFLSNYLPAQSGDMRTLNGKKMGTHSGLMYYTIGQRHGLGIGGDGDPWFVVGKNLEDNVLYVEQGFHHDALYSDYLIASDVSLVNDIDLTDGLECTAKFRYRQKDTKVTVTRIDENQIRVDFDQPVRAITPGQAVVLYDGDVCLGGATIDDVYKEAGQLTYIV; encoded by the coding sequence TTGAGCAACCAAGATACAAGAGTTGTAGTCGGTATGTCTGGCGGCGTTGACAGTTCAGTCACAGCCTACTTGCTGAAAGAACAAGGATACGATGTTATCGGTATCTTCATGAAAAACTGGGATGATACTGATGAAAATGGTGTTTGTACTGCAACTGAAGATTACAATGATGTAATAGCAGTTTGTAACCAAATCGGCATTCCATATTATGCCGTCAACTTTGAACAAGAATACTGGGATAAAGTATTTACTTATTTCCTAGATGAATATAAAAAAGGCCGCACACCGAATCCTGATGTGATGTGTAATAAAGAAATTAAATTCAAAGCATTTTTAGATCACGCCATGAAATTAGGTGCTGATTATGTTGCAACAGGTCATTATGCACAAGTAAGACGTGATGCAGATGGTAACGTAGAAATGCTTCGCGGTGTCGATAACAATAAAGATCAAACGTATTTCTTAAATCAATTGACACATGAACAATTATCAAAAGTCATGTTCCCATTAGGCGGAATGGAAAAATCTGAAGTACGTCGCATCGCAGCTGAACAAGATTTAGCAACAGCTAAGAAAAAAGATTCTACAGGTATCTGCTTTATTGGCGAACGTAATTTCAAAGAATTTTTATCTAACTATTTACCAGCGCAATCAGGCGATATGCGTACATTGAACGGTAAAAAAATGGGCACTCATAGCGGATTAATGTATTATACAATTGGTCAACGTCATGGTTTAGGTATCGGCGGAGATGGAGACCCATGGTTTGTTGTAGGTAAAAACTTGGAAGATAATGTTTTGTATGTCGAACAAGGATTCCATCACGATGCATTATATAGTGATTACTTAATCGCATCAGATGTTTCGCTTGTAAACGATATCGATTTAACAGATGGATTAGAATGTACTGCGAAATTCAGATATCGTCAAAAAGATACAAAAGTGACAGTCACTCGTATTGATGAAAACCAAATCCGTGTTGATTTTGATCAACCAGTACGTGCTATCACACCAGGTCAAGCAGTAGTATTGTATGACGGAGATGTATGTCTTGGCGGTGCGACAATCGATGATGTATATAAAGAAGCAGGACAATTAACATATATTGTTTAG
- a CDS encoding N-acetylmuramoyl-L-alanine amidase — translation MNRIENWFKKRKLKSIPIFIALIALIVLIFIIIIVANYQADHNDKVTMKEDAELRTGPNAVYPEIFPADKGETFKQLDKKGKWLYVSTQDGKEKGWVAGWHTNLNIPPDNDPNAKPLKNKVIVLDPGHGGGDQGASSSTPSKSLEKVYTLKTGLELKKLLEQEGAKVKMTRDKDEYVKLKDRNLSGDAFISLHNDALKSSGANGVTVYWYKKQQEGLAEALSMSIQKKAILSPKGARQENYQVLRQSKIPAVLIELGYISNPTDEMMITDKLHRHIVEQAIVDGLRTYFSN, via the coding sequence ATGAATCGAATAGAAAATTGGTTTAAGAAACGTAAGCTCAAATCGATTCCTATATTTATCGCATTGATTGCTTTGATTGTCTTAATTTTTATCATTATTATAGTCGCAAATTATCAGGCTGATCATAATGATAAAGTAACAATGAAAGAAGATGCTGAGTTACGAACTGGGCCGAATGCAGTCTATCCTGAAATCTTCCCTGCAGATAAAGGAGAAACGTTTAAACAGCTTGATAAAAAAGGAAAATGGTTGTATGTTTCTACTCAAGATGGCAAGGAAAAAGGATGGGTTGCTGGTTGGCATACTAATTTGAATATCCCACCAGATAACGACCCGAATGCAAAACCCTTAAAAAATAAAGTGATTGTACTGGATCCTGGTCATGGAGGCGGTGACCAGGGTGCCTCCAGTTCAACTCCTTCTAAATCTTTAGAAAAAGTTTACACCCTTAAAACTGGTTTAGAACTAAAGAAGTTGCTTGAACAAGAAGGTGCAAAAGTCAAAATGACGCGTGATAAAGATGAATATGTCAAACTTAAGGATAGAAATTTAAGTGGAGATGCATTTATCAGTTTACATAATGATGCGCTGAAATCTTCTGGTGCAAATGGCGTTACAGTCTATTGGTATAAAAAACAACAAGAAGGCTTGGCTGAAGCACTAAGCATGAGTATTCAAAAGAAAGCAATACTTTCTCCAAAAGGCGCAAGACAAGAAAACTATCAAGTACTGCGTCAATCAAAAATACCAGCAGTATTGATTGAATTAGGTTATATTAGCAACCCTACAGATGAGATGATGATTACTGATAAACTTCATCGTCATATTGTTGAACAAGCTATTGTAGATGGACTTAGAACATACTTCTCAAATTAA
- a CDS encoding CsbD family protein, whose amino-acid sequence MANREEDKLEQAKGNVKETVGNATDNKDLEKEGKADKTSGKMNEKIDEVADKAKGFTDKLKDKFNKDK is encoded by the coding sequence ATGGCTAATCGCGAAGAAGATAAATTAGAACAAGCAAAAGGTAATGTTAAAGAAACAGTAGGAAATGCTACTGATAATAAGGATTTAGAAAAAGAAGGTAAAGCAGATAAAACTTCTGGTAAAATGAACGAAAAAATCGATGAAGTTGCTGATAAAGCAAAAGGCTTCACTGATAAACTAAAAGATAAATTTAACAAAGATAAATAA
- the cymR gene encoding cysteine metabolism transcriptional regulator CymR, which produces MKISTKGRYGLTLMISLAKREGQGCVSLKTIAEENNLSDLYLEQLVGPLRNAGLIRSVRGAKGGYQLRVPADEIKAGDIIRLLEGPISFVESIDSEPPAQKELWLRMRDAVREVLDGTTLKYLAEFNDSDKLDNYMFYI; this is translated from the coding sequence ATGAAAATTTCAACAAAAGGGAGATATGGTCTGACCTTGATGATTTCTCTTGCTAAAAGAGAAGGGCAAGGTTGTGTATCATTAAAGACAATAGCTGAAGAGAATAATCTTAGTGATCTATACTTAGAACAATTAGTTGGACCGTTAAGAAATGCTGGTTTAATTAGAAGTGTCCGCGGCGCAAAAGGCGGATATCAACTTCGTGTACCAGCTGATGAGATAAAAGCAGGCGATATTATCCGTCTATTAGAAGGTCCGATTTCATTTGTTGAAAGTATAGATTCTGAACCACCAGCACAAAAAGAATTATGGTTACGTATGCGTGATGCAGTCAGAGAAGTACTCGACGGCACAACGCTTAAATACTTAGCAGAATTTAATGATTCAGATAAACTCGATAATTATATGTTTTATATCTAA
- the dtd gene encoding D-aminoacyl-tRNA deacylase, with amino-acid sequence MKIVVQRVKQASVTNESIHEEIGKGLCLLVGVGQDSTEKDVEAVAKKIVNARIFEDENGKLNLNVQQVGGAILSISQFTLYADVKKGNRPGFTNSKPPEEANRLYEAFNEALCQYGVEVKTGEFGTDMLVDIANDGPVTIIYESQDGKII; translated from the coding sequence ATGAAAATAGTAGTACAACGTGTAAAACAAGCATCTGTTACTAATGAATCTATTCATGAAGAAATCGGGAAGGGCCTTTGTCTATTAGTAGGTGTCGGTCAAGATTCAACTGAAAAAGATGTTGAAGCAGTTGCCAAAAAAATTGTAAATGCACGTATATTTGAAGATGAGAATGGCAAATTAAACTTAAATGTACAGCAAGTTGGCGGTGCCATTTTATCAATTTCACAATTTACACTGTACGCAGATGTAAAAAAAGGAAATCGTCCCGGTTTTACTAATTCAAAACCACCAGAAGAAGCGAATCGATTATATGAAGCATTTAACGAAGCTTTATGTCAGTATGGCGTGGAAGTGAAAACAGGGGAGTTCGGCACTGATATGCTTGTTGATATTGCAAATGATGGTCCTGTTACAATCATTTACGAAAGTCAGGACGGCAAAATTATATGA
- a CDS encoding replication-associated recombination protein A, which yields MNNEPLASRMRPQNLDEIISQQHLVGPKGIIRRMVDSKRLTSMIFYGPPGIGKTSIAKAIAGSTQFKFRQLNAVTNTKKDMQMVVEEAKMSGQVILLLDEIHRLDKAKQDFLLPHLENGKIVLIGATTSNPYHAINPAIRSRAQIFELYALDENDIRIALERALSEKDRGLADYNVNIDDDALQYFSTQSQGDVRAALNALELAVLSTNPDENGEVHITLQDAEDCLQKGSFMSDKDGDMHYDVMSAFQKSIRGSDTDAALHYLARLIEAGDLPTIARRLLVISYEDIGLASPGAGQRTLAAIEAAERLGFPEARIPLSQAVIELCLSPKSNSGITAIDAALSDIRKGNAGQVPDHIKDGHYTGAKKLGRAIGYQYPHNSENGFIPQQYLPDKLKNRQYYHPKSTSKAEQQFKQIYDNISKQQKSL from the coding sequence TTGAATAATGAACCTCTAGCTTCAAGAATGCGTCCACAGAACCTGGATGAGATTATTTCACAGCAACACCTTGTCGGTCCAAAAGGAATTATTAGAAGAATGGTTGATTCTAAACGTCTTACGTCCATGATATTTTATGGACCGCCAGGTATTGGCAAAACAAGTATTGCTAAAGCCATTGCAGGTTCTACTCAATTCAAATTCAGACAGCTCAATGCTGTTACCAATACAAAAAAAGACATGCAGATGGTAGTGGAAGAAGCTAAAATGTCAGGCCAAGTCATTTTATTGTTAGATGAAATCCATAGATTAGATAAAGCCAAACAAGATTTTTTATTGCCTCATTTAGAAAATGGCAAAATTGTATTAATAGGTGCCACTACTTCTAATCCTTATCATGCTATCAATCCTGCAATTCGTTCCCGTGCACAAATCTTTGAACTTTATGCTTTAGACGAAAATGATATACGTATTGCTTTAGAACGTGCGCTTTCTGAAAAAGATCGCGGTTTAGCTGATTATAATGTCAATATTGATGATGATGCACTTCAATATTTCTCAACCCAAAGTCAAGGAGATGTGAGAGCTGCATTAAATGCATTAGAACTTGCTGTATTAAGTACAAATCCTGATGAAAACGGTGAAGTTCATATTACATTGCAAGATGCTGAGGATTGTTTGCAAAAAGGCAGTTTTATGAGCGATAAAGACGGTGATATGCACTATGATGTAATGAGTGCATTCCAAAAATCAATACGCGGCAGTGATACAGATGCTGCATTACATTATTTAGCACGCTTAATAGAAGCTGGCGATTTGCCGACTATCGCAAGACGATTACTTGTAATCAGTTATGAGGATATAGGTTTGGCATCACCTGGTGCTGGACAACGTACATTAGCAGCAATAGAAGCTGCAGAACGTTTAGGTTTCCCTGAAGCACGTATTCCACTTAGTCAAGCTGTTATCGAATTGTGCTTATCACCTAAATCTAACTCCGGTATTACAGCCATAGATGCTGCACTATCCGATATTCGCAAAGGAAATGCAGGCCAAGTACCTGATCATATCAAAGACGGTCATTATACGGGCGCAAAAAAGTTGGGTCGAGCCATTGGATACCAATATCCGCATAACTCTGAAAATGGTTTTATTCCACAACAATATTTGCCGGATAAATTAAAAAACAGACAGTATTATCATCCCAAATCTACCTCTAAAGCTGAACAACAATTCAAACAGATCTATGATAATATTTCTAAACAACAAAAGAGTCTATAA
- a CDS encoding cysteine desulfurase family protein, which yields MEVYADYAATTPIKPEVIEKMMEMYQHHYGNPSSIHSVGRDARQYLDAARRDIASFLGAKPNEVIFTSGATESNNTAIKGLAYANQHKGKHIITSKIEHHSVLHVFEQLEKEGFEVTYLDVNKEGIVDLTQLKNVMREDTILVSIMFVNNEVGTVQPMYDIEEIVKQYDAMLHVDAVQAIEHLPIKFDDFEFDTMSITAHKFGGPKGVGILLVKEKTPIRFSQLGGSQETKRRAGTENVPQIAGMAEALKLADAHRDENNVHLMNLKELFLVQLQERSIPFEVNGSMTDTTGHILNLYFPFIDVETMLTLLDLANISVSSGSACTAGSTMPSHVLEAMYGDDPRTKQSIRFSFNELTTELEIKYIVAEIQKIYHRFKEE from the coding sequence ATGGAAGTATATGCAGATTATGCAGCAACCACTCCTATAAAACCGGAAGTTATAGAAAAAATGATGGAGATGTATCAGCATCATTATGGCAATCCATCATCTATTCATAGCGTCGGCAGAGATGCACGTCAATATTTAGATGCAGCACGCAGAGATATCGCTTCTTTTCTAGGTGCTAAACCGAATGAAGTTATTTTTACCAGTGGCGCAACTGAATCAAATAATACTGCGATTAAAGGCTTAGCGTATGCCAATCAACATAAAGGCAAGCATATTATTACTTCTAAGATTGAACACCATTCAGTATTACATGTATTTGAACAGCTTGAAAAAGAAGGTTTTGAAGTTACTTATTTAGACGTAAATAAAGAAGGAATAGTGGATTTAACACAACTAAAAAACGTAATGCGAGAAGATACAATTTTAGTATCTATTATGTTTGTAAATAATGAAGTCGGCACTGTTCAGCCGATGTATGATATAGAAGAAATTGTAAAGCAATATGATGCAATGCTGCATGTAGATGCAGTGCAAGCAATTGAACATTTACCCATCAAATTTGATGACTTTGAATTTGATACAATGAGTATTACTGCGCATAAATTCGGTGGACCGAAAGGTGTAGGAATCTTGCTCGTAAAAGAGAAAACACCTATTAGATTCTCGCAGCTTGGCGGCAGCCAGGAAACTAAGCGTCGTGCAGGTACTGAAAATGTACCTCAAATTGCAGGAATGGCTGAAGCGTTGAAACTTGCAGATGCACATCGCGATGAAAACAATGTACATCTAATGAATTTGAAGGAATTATTTTTGGTACAACTGCAAGAACGCAGTATTCCATTTGAAGTAAATGGTTCTATGACGGATACGACTGGGCATATATTAAATTTATACTTCCCATTTATAGACGTAGAAACCATGCTGACTTTATTAGATTTAGCCAACATCAGCGTTTCATCTGGATCAGCTTGTACAGCAGGGTCTACAATGCCTTCTCACGTACTAGAAGCTATGTATGGAGATGACCCTAGAACAAAACAATCTATCCGCTTCAGTTTCAATGAATTAACAACTGAATTGGAAATTAAATATATCGTAGCAGAAATTCAAAAGATTTATCATAGATTTAAGGAGGAATAA